From a region of the Tachysurus fulvidraco isolate hzauxx_2018 chromosome 5, HZAU_PFXX_2.0, whole genome shotgun sequence genome:
- the gpr84 gene encoding G-protein coupled receptor 84: MLFNSTDLYDNDSFSCAAPSVEGYRYFGVFWGCLVTVVGTLGNVLTVLAFATDARLRTRFNVLIVNLALADILYCTILQPVSVDSYLHLRWRGGATWCQMFGLLLFLSNSVSIISLCLIAVSRYLVVAHRNSRVAQLLLSHKGIAVLLLSSWALGLASFAPLWPVYVFAPQVCTCSFHRIRGRPYTTILLFIYFFLGLGFVGLFYFLIYRKVRVAAKALIKYRPSRRSSRRKHLEPEGTDGDDSGIGIGTAATQSSEVSEQGVEIHHSKTNVNEPQAISSVSKTVNVASKVKKDSPKAAAPVPAAAPPQATSSGEDNEFKRVTRMCFTVFLCFVGCFAPFLLLNIADKKSQAPQVVHMFCANLTWLNSCINPLLYAAMNRQFNQAYQDLLAKAAWPIMRLWKKR, from the coding sequence ATGTTGTTCAACAGCACAGATCTCTATGACAATGATTCGTTTTCCTGCGCCGCCCCCTCGGTGGAAGGTTACCGCTACTTCGGTGTGTTTTGGGGCTGTTTGGTGACAGTGGTGGGAACCTTGGGGAACGTCCTGACAGTTCTAGCGTTTGCCACTGATGCCCGTCTGCGCACTCGCTTCAACGTACTCATCGTGAACCTGGCGCTGGCCGACATCCTGTACTGCACCATTCTGCAGCCGGTGAGCGTTGACTCCTATCTGCACCTGCGCTGGAGGGGCGGAGCTACCTGGTGTCAAATGTTCGGGCTCCTCCTTTTCCTGTCCAACAGCGTGTCAATTATCTCTTTGTGTCTCATTGCTGTGAGTCGATACCTAGTGGTTGCTCATCGGAATTCACGAGTGGCACAGCTGCTGTTGTCTCACAAGGGCATTGCTGTGCTCCTTCTGAGCTCCTGGGCACTTGGTCTTGCCAGCTTTGCCCCTCTGTGGCCTGTCTACGTCTTTGCACCTCAGGTCTGCACCTGCAGCTTCCACCGCATCAGAGGTCGCCCTTACACTACCAtcctgctatttatttatttcttccttgGTTTGGGTTTTGTTGGTCTTTTCTACTTTTTGATCTACCGCAAAGTGCGTGTTGCTGCAAAGGCACTGATCAAATACAGGCCAAGTCGACGTTCCTCAAGGCGCAAACATCTGGAGCCCGAAGGCACGGATGGGGATGATAGTGGGATTGGTATCGGAACCGCAGCAACTCAGAGCAGTGAAGTCAGTGAGCAAGGTGTCGAGATACACCACAGCAAGACCAATGTGAATGAGCCTCAAGCTATTTCCAGCGTCAGCAAGACTGTTAATGTGGCATCAAAGGTCAAGAAAGATTCCCCCAAAGCTGCAGCTCCAGTTCCAGCTGCAGCACCACCACAAGCAACATCCTCAGGAGAAGACAACGAGTTTAAACGTGTAACCCGGATGTGCTTCACTGTCTTCCTATGCTTTGTAGGATGCTTCGCCCCTTTTCTGCTCCTTAACATTGCGGATAAAAAGAGCCAAGCTCCACAGGTGGTCCACATGTTCTGTGCAAACCTCACATGGCTTAACAGCTGCATCAACCCATTGCTGTATGCAGCCATGAACCGCCAGTTTAACCAGGCCTATCAAGACCTACTAGCCAAAGCAGCATGGCCAATAATGCGATTATGGAAAAAGCGCTAA
- the LOC113660535 gene encoding serine protease 27-like, giving the protein MSACMLKSGCVVLALLIFVKVSLGQISTCGQAPLNYRIVGGQSASAGAWPWQVSLHHPVKSGHFCGGSLVNKEWVMTAAHCFLSTDTSGLVVYLGKQAQEGVNYNQLTRDVTKIIKHPQYNNITNNNDIALILLSSSVTFTNYIRPVCLAGKGSSFPSGTQCWITGWGDIALGVWLPSPGVLQEAQVTVIGRTQCDTLLGPGIITNKMICAGLLQGGKDTCQGDSGGPMVIKQGRVWIQAGITSWGMGCADRNSPGVYTLVSQYQAWISSIIKKDLPGFVKFPSVG; this is encoded by the exons ATGAGTGCATGTATGCTGAAGTCTGGGTGCGTGGTCTTGGCACTGCTTATATTTGTAAAAG TTTCTCTAGGCCAGATAAGCA cATGTGGTCAGGCACCTTTAAACTACCGTATTGTGGGTGGACAGAGCGCCTCGGCAGGGGCGTGGCCATGGCAGGTTAGTTTGCATCACCCTGTTAAGAGCGGACATTTCTGTGGAGGATCCCTCGTTAATAAGGAATGGGTTATGACCGCAGCACACTGTTTCCTAAG CACTGACACTTCTGGCTTGGTTGTGTATTTGGGGAAGCAAGCTCAGGAAGGAGTAAATTATAATCAACTCACCAGAGATGTCACCAAGATTATCAAACACCCGCAGTACAACAACATCACCAATAATAACGACATCGCCCTGATTCTTCTGAGCTCCTCTGTGACCTTCACAAACTACATCAGACCTGTGTGTCTTGCTGGCAAAGGCAGCAGTTTTCCCTCTGGTACCCAGTGCTGGATCACAGGCTGGGGTGATATCGCCTTAGGAG tgtggctGCCTTCTCCTGGTGTGTTGCAGGAAGCACAGGTTACTGTCATCGGCAGAACTCAGTGTGACACACTACTGGGACCAGGAATCATTACCAACAAGATGATCTGTGCTGGATTATTACAAGGAGGCAAGGACACCTGCCAG GGGGACTCTGGTGGTCCAATGGTGATTAAGCAGGGAAGAGTCTGGATTCAGGCTGGTATCACTAGCTGGGGTATGGGATGCGCTGATAGAAATTCACCTGGTGTGTACACACTAGTGTCCCAGTACCAAGCCTGGATATCCAGCATCATCAAAAAAGACCTACCTGGTTTTGTCAAGTTTCCCTCTGTGGGTTAA